One genomic segment of Falsiruegeria litorea R37 includes these proteins:
- the sucD gene encoding succinate--CoA ligase subunit alpha produces the protein MSILLDRDTKVIVQGITGRMATFHTRDMMNYGTNVVGGVVPGKGGETVEGVPVFNTVKEAIAATGAEASLVFVPPPFAADSIMEAADAGIRYCVCITDGIPAQDMIRVKRYMYRYPKDKRMVLTGPNCAGTISPGKALLGIMPGHIYLPGNVGIVGRSGTLGYEAAAQLKELGLGVSTSVGIGGDPINGSSFKDILERFEQDDETHVIALIGEIGGPQEAEAAEYIRDHITKPVIAYVAGMTAPKGRTMGHAGAIISAFGESASEKVEILSAAGVTVAENPAVIGETIANVMRKAA, from the coding sequence ATGAGCATTCTTCTTGATCGCGACACAAAGGTCATCGTTCAGGGCATCACCGGACGGATGGCGACGTTCCACACACGGGACATGATGAACTATGGCACCAATGTTGTCGGCGGCGTTGTCCCCGGCAAGGGTGGCGAGACGGTCGAGGGCGTGCCGGTGTTCAACACCGTGAAAGAGGCGATCGCCGCCACCGGCGCCGAAGCGAGCCTGGTTTTTGTGCCGCCTCCCTTTGCCGCGGATTCGATCATGGAGGCCGCAGATGCAGGCATCCGGTACTGCGTCTGCATCACCGACGGCATTCCGGCGCAGGACATGATCCGGGTCAAGCGCTATATGTACCGCTATCCCAAGGACAAGCGCATGGTGCTGACCGGTCCGAACTGCGCCGGAACAATCAGCCCCGGCAAGGCGCTGCTTGGGATCATGCCTGGTCACATCTATCTGCCGGGCAATGTCGGCATCGTAGGGCGCTCGGGTACACTTGGGTATGAAGCAGCCGCACAGCTCAAAGAGCTGGGTCTGGGTGTTTCAACCTCTGTCGGTATCGGTGGTGATCCCATCAACGGCTCATCGTTCAAGGACATCCTGGAGCGGTTTGAACAAGATGACGAAACCCACGTGATCGCCCTGATCGGCGAGATCGGCGGCCCGCAAGAGGCAGAAGCGGCGGAGTACATCCGTGACCACATCACCAAACCGGTCATTGCTTATGTCGCGGGCATGACAGCGCCCAAAGGGCGAACCATGGGGCATGCGGGCGCCATTATCTCGGCCTTTGGCGAAAGCGCCAGCGAGAAGGTGGAGATCCTCTCTGCCGCCGGTGTGACCGTGGCCGAGAACCCCGCCGTCATCGGTGAAACAATCGCAAACGTCATGAGAAAGGCCGCGTGA
- a CDS encoding group III truncated hemoglobin: MTPDRSPRADITRSDIRSLLTLFYARVRADETIGPIFRHHIGDDDATWAVHLAKIEDFWANVMLRDRAYQGNPMQTHLGMPEIKSHHFDVWLTLFEQTAQEVLSPDKAKLFDLMARRIGQSLLMGMQRVYSGQVPNLG; this comes from the coding sequence ATGACCCCAGACAGATCGCCAAGGGCTGACATCACCCGCTCGGACATTCGTTCGTTGTTGACCCTTTTCTACGCGCGTGTGCGTGCCGACGAAACCATCGGTCCGATCTTTCGCCATCACATCGGCGACGACGATGCGACATGGGCCGTGCATTTGGCCAAGATCGAAGATTTCTGGGCCAATGTCATGCTTCGTGACCGGGCCTACCAGGGCAATCCAATGCAAACCCATCTGGGCATGCCCGAGATCAAGTCACATCATTTCGACGTCTGGCTAACCCTGTTCGAGCAAACCGCACAAGAGGTTCTGTCACCCGACAAGGCCAAACTATTCGATCTGATGGCGCGGCGCATTGGTCAATCGCTGCTCATGGGCATGCAGCGAGTGTACTCGGGGCAGGTGCCGAACCTGGGTTAA
- a CDS encoding WGR domain-containing protein: protein MQIRLEKINHVKRQSRYCVLSVSETLFGEWCLTKETGPMGTTAGQKSILYMRTREDAVAALTTMKDDKTRSGYAPIPVQLPLL, encoded by the coding sequence GTGCAGATTCGCTTGGAAAAGATCAATCATGTGAAACGGCAGAGCCGGTATTGCGTGTTGAGCGTATCCGAGACGCTGTTTGGCGAATGGTGCCTGACCAAGGAAACCGGCCCGATGGGAACAACTGCGGGTCAGAAAAGCATCCTCTACATGCGGACGCGCGAGGATGCGGTGGCCGCATTGACCACCATGAAAGACGACAAGACCCGGTCCGGCTATGCGCCTATTCCGGTTCAATTGCCGCTGCTCTAA
- a CDS encoding helix-turn-helix domain-containing protein: MGKQSDLTTIQTYNLFGETAELPDVVHCERIETRSKLHNWELKPHRHARLHQVLVIQAGGGTANLDGTIQELEAQCFVNVPQGIVHGFDFVPGTEGWVLTITNELLDELLPVGEGVRAVLAAPTVSLASEELSNAISTLHHEYLDRGFGRAQILRSLSGLLLGQIARQMQVLSPRDAPRVSGGLVQRFETLIDAEFRRQLKVAEYAKTLAVSPTHLNRVTKQETGRSASVLVRDRVLREARRKLIFTNLSVAEIAYELGYSDPAHFSRVFASGTGSSPRAFRQSAGQVQGGSR, encoded by the coding sequence ATGGGCAAACAGAGTGATCTGACCACAATCCAAACCTATAACCTGTTTGGAGAAACTGCCGAGTTGCCGGATGTGGTGCACTGCGAACGGATTGAAACACGGTCGAAATTGCACAATTGGGAGCTCAAACCCCATCGCCACGCGCGCCTGCACCAGGTGTTGGTCATTCAGGCAGGTGGTGGAACGGCCAACCTTGATGGAACGATCCAAGAGCTCGAGGCCCAGTGTTTCGTGAACGTGCCGCAGGGCATCGTGCATGGGTTCGACTTTGTTCCAGGCACCGAAGGTTGGGTTCTGACAATCACCAATGAATTGCTGGACGAACTGTTGCCTGTGGGCGAAGGGGTACGGGCCGTTCTAGCGGCGCCGACTGTTTCACTGGCATCTGAGGAACTGTCCAATGCGATCAGCACGCTTCATCACGAGTATCTTGATCGAGGGTTTGGACGCGCACAGATATTGCGATCTTTGTCGGGTCTGCTGTTGGGGCAGATCGCGCGACAGATGCAGGTCCTTTCACCGCGGGATGCGCCACGTGTGTCAGGTGGGCTGGTGCAGCGGTTCGAAACGCTGATTGATGCCGAGTTTCGCAGGCAGCTCAAGGTCGCAGAGTATGCCAAGACCCTCGCCGTCTCGCCCACGCACCTCAATCGGGTGACCAAGCAAGAAACCGGGCGATCAGCCTCGGTCCTTGTTCGCGACCGGGTCTTGAGAGAGGCGCGACGGAAGTTGATTTTTACCAATTTGTCGGTAGCTGAAATAGCATATGAACTTGGATATTCCGATCCTGCGCACTTCTCGCGCGTCTTTGCGTCGGGCACGGGGTCTTCTCCACGCGCATTCAGACAGAGCGCGGGCCAAGTCCAAGGCGGATCGCGTTAA
- the pobA gene encoding 4-hydroxybenzoate 3-monooxygenase: MKIQVAIIGGGPSGLLLSQLLHVRGIETIVLEKHSRDHVLERIRAGVLEHGFADLMRKAQCGDRMDAEGEIHHGFYIARNNRKYRVDLSGQTDGNSVVVYGQTEVTRDLYEARDRMNGTVLHDVKDVELHDVTSAAPHLTFLSNGDRKRIDCDFIVGADGFHGVSRKSIPADVLKEYEKVYPFGWLGVLSRTKPVSPELIYAASPRGFALCSLRSQVLSRYYIQVPLSDSAEDWSDEAFWAELKRRLPDEVSSNLITGASIEKSIAPLRSYVAEPMRYGNLFLAGDAAHIFPPTGARGLNSAASDIHYLYEGFVDHYLNGDSTGLDAYSDRALARVWKAQRFSWMMTSMLHSFDGENSYDRRLRKVELDYLLSSAKAQAALAENYVGLPY, translated from the coding sequence ATGAAAATTCAAGTTGCCATCATTGGCGGTGGCCCCTCGGGGTTGTTGCTGTCGCAGTTGCTTCACGTGCGGGGCATAGAAACCATCGTATTGGAAAAACACAGCCGGGACCATGTGCTGGAGCGCATTCGGGCTGGCGTGCTGGAGCACGGGTTTGCGGACCTGATGCGCAAGGCGCAGTGTGGCGACAGGATGGACGCCGAAGGAGAGATCCACCACGGGTTTTACATCGCACGCAACAATCGCAAGTATCGGGTCGACCTGAGCGGCCAGACCGATGGAAACTCGGTCGTGGTCTATGGGCAGACCGAGGTGACCCGCGACCTGTATGAGGCGCGCGATCGTATGAACGGAACGGTGCTACACGATGTTAAGGACGTCGAACTGCACGACGTGACCAGCGCGGCGCCCCATCTGACCTTTCTCTCAAACGGCGATCGCAAAAGGATCGATTGCGATTTCATTGTCGGGGCGGACGGTTTTCACGGGGTCAGCCGCAAGTCCATCCCCGCGGACGTTCTGAAGGAATACGAAAAGGTCTATCCTTTTGGCTGGCTTGGGGTTCTGTCGCGGACAAAGCCCGTGTCACCAGAATTGATCTATGCCGCCAGCCCGCGCGGGTTTGCGCTCTGCTCCCTGCGCAGCCAGGTGCTCAGTCGCTATTACATTCAGGTTCCCCTATCCGACAGCGCCGAGGATTGGAGCGACGAGGCCTTTTGGGCCGAACTCAAGCGGCGCCTGCCCGATGAGGTGAGCTCGAACCTGATTACAGGCGCCTCGATCGAGAAGTCCATCGCACCACTGCGCAGCTACGTGGCCGAACCGATGCGATATGGAAACCTGTTTCTGGCTGGGGATGCCGCGCATATTTTTCCACCAACCGGGGCGCGGGGATTGAACTCAGCAGCGTCAGACATCCACTACCTGTATGAGGGTTTTGTCGATCACTATTTGAACGGGGACAGCACCGGGCTGGACGCCTATTCAGACCGCGCCCTGGCCCGCGTCTGGAAAGCGCAGAGGTTCTCGTGGATGATGACGTCGATGCTGCACAGCTTTGATGGCGAAAACTCCTATGATCGCCGGTTGCGTAAGGTCGAGTTAGACTACCTGTTGTCCTCCGCCAAAGCTCAGGCCGCCTTGGCAGAGAACTACGTGGGCCTGCCTTATTAG
- a CDS encoding MerR family transcriptional regulator, translating to MLSIGALSRQTGTKVQTIRYYEQIGLMNEPGRTSGGQRRYEAEDLERLAFIRHGRQLGFSLDAIREFLDLSDNPEQSCSVADSIARRQLSQVRQRILRLQALEAELERMIANCAGESGRDCNVLKVLNNHSECLTDHDTIGE from the coding sequence ATGCTCTCGATTGGTGCATTGTCCCGGCAAACCGGAACCAAGGTTCAGACGATCCGTTATTACGAGCAGATCGGCCTGATGAATGAACCTGGGCGCACATCCGGAGGGCAGCGTCGGTATGAAGCAGAAGACCTGGAACGTCTTGCGTTCATTCGGCACGGGCGGCAGTTGGGGTTTTCGTTGGATGCGATCCGCGAGTTTCTGGACCTGTCGGACAACCCCGAACAATCTTGCAGCGTTGCGGATTCCATCGCGCGTCGGCAATTGTCTCAGGTGCGACAGCGCATCCTGCGCCTGCAGGCGCTGGAGGCCGAGTTGGAGCGCATGATTGCCAATTGCGCTGGTGAGTCGGGCAGGGACTGCAATGTGCTCAAGGTGCTGAACAATCACTCCGAATGCCTGACGGATCACGACACGATCGGAGAATGA
- a CDS encoding malate--CoA ligase subunit beta, protein MDIHEYQAKDILSGFGVEVPPGAIAYSPEQAAYRARELGGEKWVVKAQVHAGGRGKAGGVKLCSSDTEIQAACEGMFGRKLVTHQTGPEGKGIYRVYVEAGVPIDREIYLGFVLDRSSQRVMIVASGEGGMEIEDISAEKPESIVRSTVEPAVGLQEFQAREIAFALGIDPALTAQMVRTLQGCYRAFTELDATMVEINPLVITGDNRIVALDAKMTFDDNALFRHPQISEFRDKSQEDPRESRAADRGLSYVGLDGNIGCIVNGAGLAMATMDTIKLAGGEPANFLDIGGGATPERVAKAFRLVMSDDNVQAVLVNIFAGINRCDWVAEGVVQALKEVQVDVPVIVRLAGTNVEEGQKILAKSGLPIIRATTLMEAAERSVGAWKNDLSQATRVRAVK, encoded by the coding sequence ATGGACATTCACGAATATCAAGCCAAGGACATCCTGTCCGGTTTCGGCGTCGAGGTACCGCCCGGTGCCATCGCCTATAGCCCCGAGCAGGCCGCCTATCGCGCCCGCGAATTGGGTGGCGAGAAATGGGTCGTCAAGGCACAGGTTCACGCCGGTGGTCGCGGCAAGGCGGGTGGCGTCAAGCTCTGCTCGTCCGACACTGAGATCCAAGCCGCCTGCGAAGGCATGTTTGGCCGCAAGCTGGTCACCCATCAGACCGGCCCCGAAGGCAAAGGCATCTACCGCGTCTATGTCGAGGCTGGCGTGCCGATTGATCGCGAGATTTACTTGGGCTTTGTGCTGGACCGCTCCAGCCAGCGGGTGATGATCGTTGCATCCGGCGAAGGCGGGATGGAGATCGAGGACATCTCGGCCGAGAAACCCGAGAGCATCGTGCGGTCCACCGTGGAACCCGCCGTTGGTTTGCAAGAGTTTCAGGCGCGCGAGATTGCGTTTGCCCTTGGCATCGATCCTGCGCTGACTGCGCAAATGGTGCGCACGCTTCAGGGCTGCTATCGCGCGTTCACCGAGCTGGACGCGACCATGGTCGAGATCAACCCGCTGGTGATCACGGGCGACAACCGCATTGTTGCGTTGGATGCCAAGATGACGTTCGACGACAACGCCCTGTTCCGTCATCCGCAGATTTCCGAGTTTCGGGACAAGAGCCAGGAAGATCCCCGCGAAAGCCGCGCGGCGGATCGGGGTCTGTCTTATGTGGGTCTGGACGGCAACATCGGCTGCATCGTCAACGGTGCCGGTCTCGCGATGGCCACGATGGACACGATCAAGCTGGCCGGGGGCGAACCTGCAAACTTCCTCGACATCGGCGGCGGCGCCACGCCCGAACGGGTCGCCAAAGCCTTCCGGCTGGTGATGTCGGACGACAATGTGCAGGCCGTTCTGGTCAACATCTTTGCCGGTATCAACCGCTGCGACTGGGTCGCCGAAGGTGTGGTTCAGGCATTGAAAGAGGTGCAGGTGGACGTGCCCGTCATCGTCCGCCTTGCCGGAACCAACGTAGAGGAAGGGCAAAAGATCCTGGCCAAGTCCGGCCTGCCCATCATCCGCGCCACAACACTGATGGAAGCCGCCGAGCGTTCGGTGGGCGCATGGAAAAACGACCTGTCTCAGGCCACCAGAGTAAGGGCTGTCAAATGA
- a CDS encoding NAD(P)/FAD-dependent oxidoreductase, protein MDLLTINDQPGRYPGSYYAVNAHANTMELRVPAKGDLRCDVCVVGGGFTGLSSALHLAQRGYDVILLEAQRVGFGASGRNGGQVGQGQRVEQDELEDMVGQDRAQALWQIARQSVDLVRDLSTSDLVHADFHPGIIHADHRARYVKHSHDYVKHLQDKYGYRNIRALDRDELRSLVNSPAYFGGRIFEDAGHIDPLQFVLGLARMAEAAGVRIFEQSRVTSLQETAPAVVKTDAATVTADHVVLGCNGYLGRLNGHVAARVMPINNYVVATEPLGPERQEELIRNNHAVADSKFVVNYFRFSDDHRLLFGGTESYRYKFPDDIAGAVRVPMLEIFPQLSDVRIDHAWGGTLGITMNRMPHFERLRGNILSLSGFSGHGVAMASLAGQIAAEAIAGQAERFDLMASVPTQRFPGGAALRSPLLILAMLWYSFRDKL, encoded by the coding sequence ATGGATCTGCTGACCATCAATGATCAACCGGGCCGGTACCCCGGTTCCTACTACGCGGTGAACGCGCATGCGAACACAATGGAACTGCGTGTTCCTGCCAAGGGTGATCTGCGGTGCGATGTCTGTGTTGTTGGCGGCGGTTTTACTGGCCTGAGCAGTGCTCTTCATCTGGCGCAGCGCGGTTATGATGTCATCCTGCTCGAGGCGCAGCGCGTGGGCTTTGGCGCTTCGGGTCGCAACGGTGGCCAGGTGGGGCAGGGGCAGCGAGTTGAGCAGGACGAGCTTGAGGATATGGTCGGCCAAGACCGCGCGCAGGCGCTGTGGCAGATCGCGCGCCAGTCCGTGGATCTGGTGCGTGACCTCAGCACATCCGATCTGGTGCATGCAGATTTCCACCCAGGTATCATTCATGCCGATCACCGGGCGCGTTATGTCAAACACAGCCACGACTATGTCAAACACCTGCAGGACAAATACGGGTACAGAAACATTCGCGCGCTGGATCGGGATGAACTGCGGTCGCTGGTCAATTCGCCTGCTTATTTCGGCGGTAGAATCTTTGAGGACGCGGGCCACATTGATCCGCTTCAATTTGTGCTGGGTTTGGCCCGCATGGCCGAGGCAGCGGGTGTTCGGATCTTTGAGCAGTCGCGGGTGACCTCTCTGCAAGAAACCGCGCCTGCCGTGGTCAAGACAGACGCCGCAACCGTTACCGCAGATCACGTCGTTCTGGGGTGTAATGGATACCTGGGCCGCCTGAATGGCCATGTCGCGGCTCGGGTGATGCCGATCAACAACTATGTGGTGGCGACCGAACCCTTGGGGCCCGAGCGGCAAGAAGAGCTTATCCGCAACAACCACGCGGTGGCGGACAGCAAGTTTGTGGTGAACTACTTTCGTTTCTCAGATGACCACCGCCTGCTCTTTGGCGGCACCGAAAGCTATCGCTACAAGTTCCCCGATGACATTGCGGGCGCGGTGCGGGTGCCGATGCTCGAGATTTTTCCGCAACTGAGCGACGTGCGCATCGACCACGCCTGGGGCGGAACGCTGGGGATCACGATGAACCGGATGCCCCACTTCGAACGGTTGCGAGGCAACATCTTGAGCTTGTCGGGGTTTTCGGGTCATGGCGTCGCGATGGCCTCTCTTGCGGGTCAGATCGCGGCCGAGGCCATTGCGGGACAAGCCGAGCGGTTTGATCTGATGGCCTCGGTCCCCACACAGCGGTTTCCTGGCGGGGCAGCTTTGCGGTCACCACTGCTGATCCTGGCGATGCTCTGGTACAGTTTTCGCGACAAACTGTAA
- a CDS encoding 2-hydroxyacid dehydrogenase, whose product MVKPSVFVTRRWPAAVEARLAEDYDVVLNTGDKPLAAPELRDALKTYDAVLPTVTDKLGAEALDVPQARARILANYGVGYSHIDEGCARDLGLTVTNTPDVLSECTADIAMTLMLMAARRASEGERELRNGQWSGWRPTHLIGTKVSGKTLGIIGFGRIGQEMAKRAHHGFGMKILVQNRSTVDPKVLAQFNATQVDSIDALLPQCDFVSLHCPGGPANRHLINGRRLDLMKQDAYLINTARGEVVDEHALAQALWFDIIAGAGLDVYDGEPRINPDLAGCDNLVMLPHLGSATREAREAMGFRVLDNLDDFFAGRTPRDRVI is encoded by the coding sequence ATGGTAAAACCCAGTGTTTTTGTAACCCGCCGTTGGCCCGCCGCTGTCGAGGCGCGCCTGGCCGAAGATTATGACGTCGTGCTCAACACCGGGGACAAGCCGCTGGCGGCGCCCGAATTGCGCGATGCGCTCAAAACCTATGACGCTGTGCTGCCAACCGTAACCGACAAACTGGGTGCAGAGGCATTGGATGTACCTCAGGCCCGGGCACGCATTTTGGCCAACTATGGTGTCGGCTATAGCCACATCGACGAGGGCTGCGCCCGCGATCTGGGGCTGACCGTGACCAACACGCCGGATGTGCTCAGCGAATGCACCGCCGACATTGCCATGACGCTGATGCTGATGGCAGCGCGCCGTGCCTCCGAAGGTGAACGCGAGTTGCGCAACGGTCAGTGGAGCGGTTGGCGTCCGACGCACCTGATCGGAACCAAGGTGAGCGGCAAGACATTGGGCATCATCGGCTTTGGCCGTATCGGCCAGGAAATGGCGAAACGCGCCCACCACGGGTTCGGGATGAAGATCCTGGTACAGAACCGCTCGACCGTTGATCCCAAGGTGTTGGCGCAGTTCAACGCCACCCAGGTCGACAGCATCGACGCGTTGCTGCCGCAGTGTGATTTCGTCTCGCTGCATTGCCCCGGTGGACCGGCCAACCGCCATCTGATCAACGGGCGGCGGCTGGATCTGATGAAACAGGACGCTTACCTGATCAACACCGCCCGTGGCGAGGTCGTGGACGAACATGCACTGGCCCAAGCGCTGTGGTTCGACATCATCGCCGGAGCGGGGCTGGATGTTTATGACGGCGAACCCCGGATCAACCCGGACCTGGCGGGATGTGATAACCTGGTGATGTTGCCCCACCTCGGCAGCGCCACCCGCGAAGCGCGCGAGGCCATGGGGTTCCGTGTGCTGGACAACCTCGACGACTTCTTTGCCGGGCGCACCCCAAGGGATCGCGTGATCTAA
- a CDS encoding NAD(P)/FAD-dependent oxidoreductase, with translation MKRIYEDMAYGDRPIQERYWPSTLDTAPPSFPTLEGEHSCEFAIIGGGYTGLSAALTLSAEGADVVLVDANPPGWGASGRNGGLVSVGSAKLGDDVIIRKYGAADAQAFFDAERASVELVEEYVTELELNVDRHSTGYTFVAHKPGAVQAVKNYGAEYTHRYGLPYEFVPKEEMAAHGLNSPDFHGAVHLPLGFALNPMKFVLGLYRAVAARGVRIFSKTPVTRIEQANGFVLHTPKGRVRAKKLLIATNGYSSDDMPGAFAGRYLPVQSNILVSRPLTEDEIAAQGWWSRQMLVDSRTLLHYFRLLPDNRMLLGLRGSVRATEQTLAATRATARADFDRMFPEWRHVDTPFFWSGLICMTRNLVPFAGPVPGMAGAFAALGYHGSGVTMGNYAGALIADMALGKSRRRHPDLMKRPLRPFELGPFRRVSLPLAFAWYRMRDGMSS, from the coding sequence ATGAAACGTATCTACGAAGACATGGCCTATGGTGATCGTCCCATTCAGGAACGGTATTGGCCAAGCACGCTGGACACAGCGCCGCCCAGCTTTCCCACGTTGGAGGGGGAACACAGCTGCGAGTTTGCGATCATCGGCGGCGGCTACACCGGGCTGTCTGCAGCACTGACCTTGTCCGCCGAAGGGGCGGATGTGGTCCTGGTCGATGCAAACCCGCCGGGCTGGGGGGCATCAGGCCGCAACGGGGGGCTGGTGTCCGTTGGCAGCGCTAAGCTGGGTGACGACGTTATCATCCGCAAGTATGGCGCGGCAGATGCGCAAGCGTTCTTTGACGCCGAACGCGCCTCGGTCGAACTGGTCGAAGAGTATGTGACCGAGCTGGAGTTGAACGTCGACCGTCACTCTACAGGTTACACCTTTGTGGCGCACAAACCCGGCGCGGTGCAAGCGGTCAAGAACTATGGCGCAGAATACACTCACCGCTATGGCCTGCCATACGAGTTTGTCCCGAAAGAGGAGATGGCGGCACATGGGTTGAACAGCCCTGATTTTCACGGGGCAGTGCATCTGCCGCTTGGCTTTGCGCTCAACCCGATGAAATTTGTTCTGGGGCTCTATCGGGCGGTTGCTGCACGTGGCGTTCGGATTTTCAGCAAAACGCCGGTGACACGAATTGAGCAGGCAAATGGTTTTGTCCTGCACACACCAAAAGGACGCGTGCGGGCCAAGAAGCTGTTGATTGCTACCAATGGCTATTCCAGCGATGACATGCCCGGCGCCTTTGCGGGGCGATACTTGCCGGTGCAATCGAACATCCTCGTCTCTCGCCCGCTAACGGAAGATGAGATTGCTGCACAAGGCTGGTGGAGCCGTCAGATGCTGGTGGATTCCCGAACCTTGCTGCATTACTTCCGCCTGTTGCCAGACAACCGGATGCTTTTGGGGCTGCGCGGCTCGGTCCGGGCAACCGAGCAGACCCTGGCCGCAACCCGTGCCACCGCGCGCGCCGATTTTGATCGAATGTTCCCGGAATGGCGCCATGTCGACACGCCTTTCTTCTGGTCCGGCCTGATCTGCATGACCCGCAATTTGGTGCCCTTTGCCGGACCGGTTCCGGGAATGGCGGGGGCCTTTGCCGCGCTTGGCTATCATGGCAGTGGTGTGACGATGGGCAACTATGCTGGTGCCTTGATCGCGGACATGGCCCTTGGCAAGTCACGTAGGCGACACCCCGATTTGATGAAGCGCCCCTTGCGTCCGTTTGAATTGGGACCGTTCCGACGTGTGTCCCTGCCGCTGGCCTTTGCCTGGTATCGGATGCGCGACGGGATGTCGTCTTAG